The following nucleotide sequence is from Aedes aegypti strain LVP_AGWG chromosome 3, AaegL5.0 Primary Assembly, whole genome shotgun sequence.
ATGTAGAGATAGATGATAGTGGGCCTTTTCTCTCAACTTCTTCTAACACGTGAACCAAATTATGGATATTGCTTGTTACTGATCCAAAATGTGTGTCAAATGTAGCAATGAATTCTTTGAATAATATTTTAGCAACCGGTATATAGCTTCGGTAATAGTTGAGCATATTGTAGTAGCACAAAAAAGTCTAGCAAAGTTTTTGTAATGCTCTTCATTTAAAAACTGCTTTAGAACAACAATACCAATATAACTTAGGAATACACCGAACTCTGATGCTTTCCAATGGTTAATATAATCCATCCCTCGAACTGAGCGATGGATTTCCATGGGCAGCTTGATCAGATCTAGAGCTTTCGATAGTTCCTGTACGGTTCCTTTAGACCACTTGGGAACATTACAATGACCATCTCGGTAAGTCATAAAAAGATTCTTCATGACTCCAAGATGAAGAAGGGGAAGTGAATCAGACACGATAAATTCTTCGATCATATCGATAGGTAATTTCAAAAAAGGTGTGTCAATCGGAGTCCTGGTGAGTTTTCCATCTCGACGTTGTACGTATTCCTGGTGGTGCTTTCCATAGAGCCTATCTCGAAAACCACGATCTGTCCTACACTCGGCTTCTGTCTGAGGGAAAACCGTTGTCCGTAATTTCTTGGAGTATTCACCGATTGTGCAACACTTGAGGCATCCGTGGATTGCGTTAAAATTGGTTACACCTGAAACATTTTAGTTCAATAGAGAAATAGTTTTTATTAGAAGTAACAAAATAACAGCAACCTTTTACAAATGCTCTAGCTGGTGCATCGCAGTTGATAGATCTGATATTTATCGGTAGCTTGTGATGATTTATAATCAATCTGTTTTCCATCAATGGTAAAATCTCTTCGACAAATGGTGTCAGATATTGTTCTACTCTTTTAGGTTTGCTGTTCCCGTGAAATATTCCTGCAATCATCGGCGGTATTTCGGGCCTTTCGAACACGTTGAATAGGATCGGCCACACTTGGGCAGTCCCATTTTTAAACAACGGGAGCCCATCTACGTTGATATTGATTGATATTGTACATGATGCTGTGTAAACGTAAGCAATGTTCTGAAAAGGAAATTTTGTTAATGCTTTCgcataaattttattgttttttgcaTGCGACtcgatatatttttgaaaagtttttcgcGTTTCAGTCAGATTTTTTGGAACAAAAACTATAGTTTCATCTTCTACGTTTCAATCCGTATAGAAAAGACAACACTTTAGTTTTTGATCCCAAAAATCCGACTGAAACGtcaaaatatactcaaaaaatgttataacgGAAAATGCTGTGGTGCCAATAAGATCCACCGTCAATAACCTTGACTGCAGGCTTATAACGAGGTGTTCTCAGGAGTCGTCTAGGATCTACGAGTAATTGACGGTGATATTCGACCAGCTTTTCTAGTGATGGCTTCAACGCTTGATGTGTAATCTTATGCTTTATGCTCCAGTCTCTCAAGAATGTTCCAAGATCTTGTTTGCAACCTTGGACTGCTGAGGTGGTCTGAAACACGTCATTTTGATTCACTGCCTCAAGCAACTGCTCTAGAGTGGGCTCGGAAACATCAACGGGGTTCCCACGGACATTTTCgtcagattttttgttttcatggtGTTTGAAACCAAAGATGGACTCCGACTTAGACTCCGGCGAATGCTCCAAGCCAGAGCAGAATATTTCCATGGACTCTTGAAGCCCATTCCTTTCGGATTCCTTCCACTCGTTCGTTTTATTTGAGTTTGAGCTCAGCAACGCTGGTGGTTGCtccctaagacaagacgtgacaggtcacagtacaaaaatgaaaccaattgcctgtcaaaaaagaccacttctgattggtcgttttggcaaaggcctactttcacatcgttgagttggatttgattttttttaaataaagcatcctctattgcactatatgaatgaagcgtgcaagaaacaaccaaattatgggcattgatatttgaatttgttcacaagatttgcttaaaatgaatactggtagcactggcttttgtatcgtcaaggataTCGGCCGAAAAACAactgggcagtcttagttgagctgtcacgtcctgtcctaggttgCTCCCAGGACTTCTGCTTTTTTAAGTTTcctccaagcctacttgattcAGCAGATTGGATTTTGTTTAGGAACTTTGTTTCAGGTATTAAAGAACGACATTTCGAcacttttcttcgaaaatttacactttttaaatagttttccattTTTGTTCTGAATGCAAATCCATGATTTGTTactgtttacaaatttataaattgAATATAGTCGTGAGAGTGTTCACTGTCATAAACATAAATGCAAACATTAGTAATTGTGTATTTACAACAATGAAGTCATGCCATATTTGCTGCAATAAAGCATTTAGTAAGATGATcaacccggtgctaggcagccatgttttcgtggtcagcatcaaactcaagagcaacaacgtacaatggcctaatcatattagggaatttttcctccaatactaaaatgtgtttctagctaatcacttcaacccaaattgacttgctgtactgcaatccaatagtttgcaaccgtttgtttgttcgaaTAACTATTGTTATGCGGgaaaagaatttttttggagaaaaagatttcgccatcatcgattattattcctcaaacggttatttgtttacaaacattgagctgtcagtgggaaccatTTCCCATtaggaaccagagatgtttgctcgttatttttcaatggggttgtatgggcggtgtcaggaggctgaAGATGATGTAATGAACTGATTAGTCATTGTATATCAACCATTAATGCACGTTTCACTGCTTAAATAGAGCAATGCTTCAAtgcattcaaaaaaaatcatttaaagtaTTATTGCACGCGTATTGCTAaataaaagcaatgatgcattacTTATGTTGAAATACACTTTAATTACGGTAATGCTTTAAGGCTTGCGGTTACTTGGCATgcttctcacgccgaggacctgggatcgaatctcatCCCCGAGATACCTAGTAGTCACTTATGGCTTTACGAGTTATGGCGATGACTTTCTTCGGAAGGGGGggagtaaagccgttggtcccaagATGAACTAACCCAGAAAAATCTCGTAATGAAGATgtataaaaaaagtttccaaagGGGTTCAAacagatgcgtttttcttaaaataaattgacatagtggccacattatggCCGATTCCTGAAACtctctgtgacttgaaatttgcctaccagGGACACAAAAGCATAGCACCCGAACTGATTCAGTGACTCACCGGAATAAATTCGGTCACAAGAACATTCCAGAAATCCTtcggccacttttagaaactagatatgtgtacgagtatactgacaaaaaaattgaaatccctTTGCTAAGCGGTGAGagtgttagtttttttttctctcacacAGGCCTATACGAGTTAATAATTGTAACCGGTGAGATGTATCTAACTGTTTTGGAATCATTTCGAAACATTTTCCTAGTCTAATATCAAGCCAAAGATTGTAAAGATTCTTCAGTTTTCAAGCATGTTAACCCTGTGACTAAAACAACATATGCAATCAAAAAAACGTTCCACTTTCCGCATCGTTCCGATATCAGCAAACGTCAAACCcatctgatattttttttgttttgtttacgatCCTGAAGCCATTTGTTGTTTTCCTTCGCCTTCATTTCTGTAACCAAATTGTAGAGagcaaaaatcacaaaaataatgaaagaaaATGCCCTCGGAGCAGGCAGCCAACCCGTCCGAGATCGGTAGCTTACCTGCTCCGCCTTCGCAACTGAGCGCCGACCCCATATCCCTAGTGATGATTGTCGTAGTGGCACTCTTGTGGGGCGCCACCAATCCGTTCATCCGCCGGGGCAGTCTCGGGTACAACAATCTTAAGGCACCCACCAAATGCGGTCAACTGTGGCTGGAGGTGAAATTTCTGGTCTCTCGGTGGCAGTATCTGCTGCCACTAGCGCTTAATCAGCTGGGGAGTGTGGTGTACGTGTTTGCCCTGCAGCGAACCGAACTGTCGTTGATTGTTCCGATGGCGAACTCGTTGACGTTCGTGTTCACGGTCATTACGGCGCGACTGCTCGGAGAGCAGGGCGGCAGTTGGAGTAAGTATCTGTTGTTTTTCTATTTTGCAATTAATAatcgtttttgttttattttagaaaCGTACACCGGAATGATACTGGTTATAGCCGGGACGGTTCTCTGTAGCATAGAGAAGATTTTGTGATAGAGATTCAGCTAACTCTGCCTGGActtaaatttattaataaagTTATTGTTGTACTTCGAAGGACTGGCTTTCTATTTGTTATTATGGGTTTTTGGCATGGTAGGATCGTTGAAATAGTGTAATCTAATGTTTAAGtattggatattttatgtaactcattagtactataccagggaggaagctttatatcattttcaaatttttattttgaatcctttgcaaagcttttttcctggtattacaacagctaagtccattttcatcgaataatttgtAGTTTTgatcagaaaaactgcttttgaagtttcgatgatgacgatgattacgatgacggagcgttgaacgttaatgaggggataaagacattttacatattcgttgaatttggcttgaatgcgtgatttttgaaagttaaatttttatctaacaTCATCTGACTAATTCATCGGAACCCCTCTTATCGTGACAACAActtgaaggtttaaaataaagagcttttggttaaGGTGAGAATGTTTTTagctgagttttggaagcattaggagaaatcttccatttttgcaagtatgaagaaaaaatatccaaacttttttgcaatcgactacagatgacacgcaggcttcgaactttggcggagaggcctgtgtcgtccgcaaacaaagatttttgacatccctgaggtaagtcagatgtgtaaatattgtacaatattggtcccaaaatgctgccatgAAAAACACCAGCTCTCACAGGAAGTTCTTCTGAAttagagttctgataattaacctgaagtttacgatttgacagatagctttggattattttaacaatgtatgttggaaaattaaagtttcgaACACTGTCGATTGCtctttctatgtctagaagagcaaaaccattagaatagccttcagatttgtttggaacggatcaaatttgtacgttgatgagtggtcgaatgtccgtggcggaatccaaactgttcattcgTCATTCCGTTCAAAATGCCCtttccaaaaagtttactgatggaggaaagcaaactgattggacgatagctagaagcttctgcagggttTTTGTCCACATGGTTttgaaattggaacaaccttagcattttttcatttgtcaggaaaatatgctaattgaaaacatttgttaaatatattcaCTAAAaacgataagctactttctggatgtttcttgatgaggatgtagaaaatttcatcatcgccaggagctttcatatttttgatttttttttaataatagttctcacttcttccaaatcagtctcccaggaattttcgaaaacgttcttttgTTAGAGAATACTTTCGAAGCACTGATCAACTTAATTTTCTagtg
It contains:
- the LOC5566548 gene encoding transmembrane protein 234 homolog; translation: MPSEQAANPSEIGSLPAPPSQLSADPISLVMIVVVALLWGATNPFIRRGSLGYNNLKAPTKCGQLWLEVKFLVSRWQYLLPLALNQLGSVVYVFALQRTELSLIVPMANSLTFVFTVITARLLGEQGGSWKTYTGMILVIAGTVLCSIEKIL